The following coding sequences are from one Nicotiana tomentosiformis chromosome 3, ASM39032v3, whole genome shotgun sequence window:
- the LOC104086979 gene encoding 18.2 kDa class I heat shock protein-like, with translation MSLIPSIFGGRRSNVFDPFSLDMWDPFEGFPISSNLANVPSSVRETSAFANARIDWKETPEAHIFKADLPGLKKEEVKVEVEEGKVLQISGERSKEQEEKNDQWHRVERSSGKFLRRFRLPENAKMDQLKASMENGVLTVTVPKEEVKKPEVKAIEISG, from the coding sequence ATGTCTCTTATCCCAAGCATTTTCGGCGGTCGACGAAGCAACGTTTTTGATCCATTCTCTCTGGACATGTGGGATCCCTTTGAAGGTTTTCCCATTTCCAGCAATTTGGCCAATGTCCCCAGCTCGGTTCGTGAAACCTCTGCCTTTGCCAACGCTAGGATTGATTGGAAAGAAACTCCAGAAGCGCACATTTTCAAAGCTGATCTTCCGGGGCTGAAGAAGGAAGAGGTGAAGGTGGAGGTCGAGGAAGGAAAAGTGCTGCAGATTAGCGGAGAGAGAAGCAAAGAGCAAGAAGAGAAGAATGACCAGTGGCACCGTGTTGAAAGGAGCAGTGGCAAATTCCTTAGGCGATTTAGGTTGCCGGAGAATGCCAAGATGGATCAGCTGAAGGCTAGTATGGAAAATGGTGTGCTCACCGTTACAGTTCCCAAAGAGGAAGTGAAGAAGCCTGAGGTCAAAGCCATTGAGATATCTGGTTAA